Within the Mauremys reevesii isolate NIE-2019 linkage group 2, ASM1616193v1, whole genome shotgun sequence genome, the region agaaggggaccACTGCAATCCTTTAGTGtgacctccagtataacacaggccatggaacttcccaaaaataattcctgttgCAGGTCTTTTtgaaaaaacatccagtcttcatttaaaaatgatcagTGACGGATAATCTGCTAtgaaccttggtaaattgttccaatggttaattactgtcactgtaaaaatgtttacatcttatttccagtcagaatttgtctagATGGAATTTGTCTAGCTGGCTTCATCATTACCAAAACAATTAAAAGCTATGGAATGGTCCTCACCCTAGAGACCCTAATGTTCCAGTATGTGttgttttgggttggtttttcTTTTATCTTCTGTTTATCTGTTAAAATGAGTGACCTGGAGGGAGGGAATCCATCTGACTATAGCAAAAGACTTATCACACTTTATGGCTAGCCTCATCCGACACTTCTATTGGAAATGAAGTCTAAAACAGAACTCCAACTTTAGAAGAGAACTAATGTTTAATTTAATATAGTTAAGCTTTAACCAATGCTTgtgattattttatttctttaattaaaGTGCTTATTAAGGAAGGCTTTTAAAATTAGCTGCTAGTTACCCCTAAGTTTTACTAATTAAAAAGAATTCCACCTAATACTACTAGCTCTGTAACTACCTGAACTGGGCTTCTATAGAAGCAAATATTATTTTCTTTCAAAGTCATGATTTAATAAAGGAAAATCTGTGGCCACAGACATCTTTCATAGGGAAAGAAAAAGCAGCTCCTCTAATCTATAACTTCTATTACAATGCAGCAGAAACTAATTTTCTTTGAAAAAGATACACCTGGATGAAAGTAGTCCTGATGAGAAATATCGTTGAAAGGATGTTTTAATGGTTTTTAAAGTGTTAATGTTCCTGATTTTCTAGGGCTTCTCATCCTGTGTTGCTTAACACCTGTGCAAGATGGGTGTAAAACTCTACTAAACACAAATGATAGTATTTGGCACAGGTGCAAAGGGTGGCAGGCAGAAGAGAATCAGACCTCACTTCTTCAGTAGAAGAACTGCTTGTTTTGCTGTTGTAAGATCTTGTTGCTCTATTTTGTTTGGAGTGTAGACATTAGTTGGTTTAGTTTAAACAGCCATTTAAATAGTTAACACTACAAATTTTATAAAAGAACTGTtttataaaatacaaaatgtataaGAACATTGACCCAATACTTGCATGAccttcaaaaaaaaaaccaaaacaaccttAAGGTGACAGATTTTTCTCTTAAAAAGTCAAAGTTTCCTCTGCAAGCATTTGTGGCATTATTAAGGCCCATATATTGTACATGATTGTGCCTGGGCAGATTCCTACTACAGGATCTGGCCAGAACATCTAAAGCAGAGATCAAAGCTGCTTTTCTGCCTCTTCTTTAGGTGTTTGTGTTGTCTTCAGATCTTGCAGGATCCTGACATTAGGGCCTGACAGGTAAGTAAAAGAAGGaattattttcaaatacattgactTTATAGTCAAATTGAGCATAGCTGAATGCAGCATATGGTCTGAtcctctcccactgaaatcaaggggagtGTTGCCAGTGATTTCCAGCTCTTGCTCAGAGTAGAGTGGAATATTCTTAGACTGTTAATTTCTTGGGTTTTCTCCCTTTTTATAGTGAAATTTCACTTCTATAATTGGGTTACACTACACTGATTGACTTGGAATGCAGCAGTTATCCCCTACCACTGAAATTTTGTGACCTAAGTGGATTATTAGCTCTCTGTACTGACCTAGGAGGAACCTGAGTATCCCAACTGCCATAattttaatgaatgtttcagGTATCCTGAAATATCTTTAAATAAATGAAGGTCCTAGTGTAAAGCTCCACACCTGAGAGTTCCTCCttctcttattttttaaaagaaagaaaactgcATATATCAGTTGTGCTCCTTCCTCTTACTTAAAAATGACATTTCTTCAAACATTTCCAGTGCACTAGTCCTTAaaaaggagtaactccatttaacTTCTGAGCACAAATAAAAGCACttggttgtattttttttaaacacttgggTGACTTAAACTgccattctcccccaccccttaaaaaaacaaataaacaaatgcACAACTCGTGGCAAAGAATATACATGATAGAGTTTTACAATGAAATTGCCCTAATAGTGTGCTATCATGTTACACATGGTAATAGATTCCATAGTCCTTCAAAGactaatttatttgtttgtttgttttgcattgaAGAACATAACCGAATTAGAAGATGTCCGAGGAAGAAGATTCTTTCTTGAATGTCAAAAGATCTTTGAAAAAGGCAGCAGTGAAACATAGCACTCCGGTGGATTCAATGTTCTCCCAAAGTATGTTATCTCTGGTGGATATGACGAATCAATCTATCAGAGAACAAAACATAAGTAAGAGAATCTATGGGTCTCCAATGCCAAAATCATCCTTCCAGAAACAAGCATCATCCCAAGAACAACTAATGCACCTTGACAAGCTCATTTCTCAAGTCACTTTTCCAAGAAAGCTTTCCACAGTATTGGACCCAGAGGATTCAAGTGAAGAAATGAGCCTCAGCTCTTGGGCTGCAGTTCCTAGAAGAAGACTTTCAACAGTGTTGGCTTCAGAGGAATCCAGTGAAGAGCCAAGCTTCAAGAAAATGGTTCCCCCTATAATAAGTGCAGCAGTTGAAGTCCCTGCTGAACCATCTAAGAAGGCAGCCAAAGTAACTTCTAAAAGTGTATTAGCATGGCTGGTTACTGAAATTCCTGGGATAAAAAATcccacagaaagaaaaagaagaaaaaggaaatttgaaaaaaaaaatttggtaaATACAATTTTCATACATTTTCTGAGGGGATTAAGTTGCGTAACATTCTATCAATATTTGGAGGGTGACTCCAAATCTTTTCAGTACTGTTCAGGATAGTCTTAAATCTGCTGATAAAAGCTGTGTAATTTAAATTCTTTGCTTGAACTCTACTAGCATGAATACTCACAAAGTAAATGTGTAGCCTATATACTCAGATATCTGCCAACAGCAAATTTCAAATAATATTTTGAATGTATAACTCAATTTATGAGATAATTGACGGTTAGTTACATAAGTCATGTGGTACTATTTCAGTTCCCTGGCTGGATAACCTGTGTTACTCTCTTAAATGCCATATTTAAATACAGCATCAACTTTGACTTGTGTAATGTACTGTCAAATATATAACAAGCTAATTAACTAGCTTGAACTGCAAAATGTATATTCCATTTTAATAGAACAATCTGCAGCCCAAGAATTATTTGCTTGCCGAAATTAGTGATTAATTTCAAATAACGAATACATTTGAGACTCTCTCAATCTTTGTGAAGACAATACACAAAGGAAAAAATAGTTAAATAATAGAACCCACGTTCTCCCATAACAAGCACTACCTCTTGAATTAAGGGAGAATCTCCATTGATTGTTACTGCTAAGTGGCCCATGTCTGTGTCATGGAGGGTgtagaagtcatggattccatgactttctgcgACCTCCataacttctgcagcagccagtgtggctggcctcagggactgcctgagcagtggctggccctggggaccgcCTGAGCAGCGGATCTCCAGAGGCTCCGCAGAGCAGCGgtgccctgccccactgcccccagttAAGAtgtagtcaggggtatttatagtaaaggtcatgggctgtgaatttttatttattgcctgtgacctgtccatgacttttactaaaaatatccatggctACATGGTAGCCTTATTCACTACATGAATTTAAGCAGTTCAGATTTCATCCAGAAAGGGGCTATGGTGCACATACACAATAGCCTCCCTTATAATTGGGCTTTCCATAGAAACATCTTTCGTAAAGCTTGTTGAGAAAAAGTGAAATTCAGCAGGTGGGGATATTTTTgcaagttttttgggggggaaggcggttttctttgtttgtagtgtgggagggggtggtgTTGTTTTTGCACATCCAATGTTTTGTTCAGTTATAGACCTGGTCCAGATACTTCAAAACCCTGGCCCTTTTTAATTTGATCAAGGGGAGTGTTACAAAATTTCAAACAACTTTCATCCCATTTTTTCACCAGCTCTAATCTTTAGGAGAGCTGTACGTGTGTTGCATTTATGTGTGTCCTTTTAATAGTGATTAATGCTAAGTATTGCTCACTGGAAACCTGAATTTCTCTGTGAAAAATGTCAAGGTTTTTGCTTTTCATTCTAATTTGGAACAAAtttcctccaccccccaccccaacaattTCTTGCTGAAGTGAAATTCCACAATATTTTGTTTaggaaacaacaaaacaaaataggCTTCCTGGAAACCacagctgccaaggagctggGGAAGTAGACAGGTGGATAACTTGTCAGGAAACTAGGCAGGTTTCTGTCGGAAACTAGCCTTGGTTACATCAGGCTTAATCAAAATCTATATGTTACTATTTCAATAAAGtaagcattttctgatggaaaacttcCACACAGTTCTAATGCAAAGTTTGCTCACATTTGGtgaattaattaatatttttgcCTCTTTTGCAATGACTATTTGTCTTCTATAAACCTCTTCTGGGAACATGCTTAATGATTACGTTTTGGAGATAAACTGGTAAATATGCAGAACGAAGAAACAGATTCTTGGTTGGAGGCTGCATGAATTGAGTTTGCAAAGAATTACATTTATCATGCTTCAAGATCAAACTATAAACAAGCCAAAATAACaatagaacaaaacaaaacaacacaaaaagATTTAACTCCTAGTAGAACGCTGGAGACCGTGAATGAAGCTACTGCAGGTCACTGCTTAAAGTTAGGCCCTCATCTCTGGGATTTTCTTCTAATGAAAACATGTCAAATCCTGCTCATTTTTAGAACACCCATAGCCTTTGTCTTCACAGGTGGAAACTCTCCCAGCAATTCAAACTGGTTTTAAACTGGATGTCAGCACTAATGTAGGAAAGGATCCAGTAACTGGAAcctttcattatttatttgtttcaaTATCTGGTTTAGTTAAACCTTAGACCTAGTTTGAATGTTAGGGAAatgtgtgtagacaaagcctatgtACGATGCATTTCTTTCTCCAGGCTTTCCATTAAGTACTGACTCCACCCCCTGCAATTTAGTCTACTGGCTGTCACAAAGTAGAGTCCTTCTATtaacttccatgggctttggatcaggctctcgATTTGCCCAGACTCGGCATCAACATCTGATAGTTGTTATGCCAGTGTGACTCCATAGTAACTATTACCATTAGTGCAGTAAAACTGCTGTGTAAGTAGTGTGGAAGAAGAATCAGGCTTTTACTAAATAGAGCAGATGTTTGGTTTGTTTAATTGCAGAAAAAAGTCCTGTCCCATTGGTTGTACAGAACAGTTTGCTAAGCTaaacatttttctctttaaaataggAAGCAAAACAGCGAGAATGGGAATTACGTCAACTTAAAAATATCGAAGAGGCGACTAGACATGAGCTGACAATTGAAGAAGTTTGATGTAGTGAATTCCCAAATGACTATTGCTGCATGCTGTACAACTGGAAAAAGTGGTTCCATTAAACTATAGATTCGGCTATTGGGTCTGCTGTAACTGTGTGGcaaacagggagcagggaggaaagGACGGCGTTAAAGCAAACCCTGTAGCaaattttttaaataaggaaCCTCCAGAGCATTAAGAGGCCCGATGCCaagggggcagatcctcagcagagCCCATGCCACTGACACCATCTTAAGAGCAGGCGCCAGGGGGTGGAAAACTGCTCCCCCCCCAGGGTTATACTTCATCTTGTGAGGGCCCACGTTTCTTCATGTAATATCTAAGGCTATAGCTACATCACTGTAGGGCtgctggtgaagatgctctaagctgacgggagagagctctcccctcGGCTTAATAATTCCtgcctctcctgccaacatagcactgccagtggttaggtcggtataacttacgtcgctcaggggtgtagattattcacacccctgagtgacgtaaatTATACCAAAGTGATTTGTggcgtagacatagcctaaatcttCTAGGACTTTAGATGTCGCTTAAATAACACGAGTAACTGCTTCACCAGGCTGCTGGCAATATAAACTTATTAGCCAGAGAAGAAATTTCTTCATCTCTAGAGTAATCAGTGCTGATGCAATCAGGAACGTTCTTGCTGTTGGCTGGGGTTATTAGGAAATAGTGAGAGGCACAAAGGAGGGCGGACAGCCTCTGGAGATTACTAATTAATTATAGTTTGTTTTGAACAGTTGACTCTAACTGAACTTGCTCTAGCCCTTGATACTCTGCTAAATGCACCAGGTATGACTGACTGACTCTTCCTGTGTTGCCACCTGCCCCAAGCACTTCCTGCTGTAATGGGTGCCCACTGGAACTACTGTACCCTGAAAAAAATCAACCTGGTTTGAAAGACATCACTGAAATGTCTGTTTAATTCACTGCAGACACTGACTATGTTAATAATAGGCCACTACATAATGTAGAGAATATAACGCCATTCTAAACCACCTAATACCCCTCTGGGTCCAACCAACAGTTTATAATGGAATTATTAGGGGTGAGGCTGGTAGCACTACACATTACTAAGGTTGCCTGACagtcccattataagaccctgttttcagttgcttataactttgccaaattgtAACTGTTTGGTTTGAAATTTTACAGGTAGTATGTTTATCTCAGGCAGAATATTTTTGgaagtttcagccaaaatggaTCACCCATTTCCAAAAACAAAGCTAGGGCAAACTTTGCTATTTTCCCTATGTTAAAGTCTTTCTTGGAAAGGTTCTAGTGCCCTCGTGTTAGAGTAGAGATTtgatgggaggggggagggtaATGTGCATCTCACTGTTCCTGTGAAAATTCAGCCAAATTCAGCCAAGTTATAAGTATTTGCAAAATGGCAGCTTGCACATGCTCAGTGGCAACTTCTTAAATTTTAGTGGGTAAATTCTGTctgcactgggcatgctccaacctGGGGCTAAGCAGcgctttccctgcaattgcagctctgggTGACTGCAGGCTGTGCCACATCCAGGTCACAGAagtggaactgagagcaggaagcctgtctctcctgtgctcccaatgaactctctccctcccacccccacccctcgtTGGTCCcaggcagcacaaaggagctggaCTGGTGTCTTAGTGTATGCCCCACGCGGACAAGTATCCTGTGATGGTGGTGGCAGAGTGGGGcagtgtcataggtctcacccccacttagagctgttgggttccaaaatggggagctgcatggactcctctaaactaaaatcctagtttagatctggtaaaagctgccaccacccaatagtgtacgtgtattgggacacagtccttcccccaaatccttggggatcccaagagccccaaatccatggagttcttacacctaggagaaataaaccattcccccctgcttcctcccccctcccttttcctaggagagatacc harbors:
- the LOC120398880 gene encoding coiled-coil domain-containing protein 201-like produces the protein MSEEEDSFLNVKRSLKKAAVKHSTPVDSMFSQSMLSLVDMTNQSIREQNISKRIYGSPMPKSSFQKQASSQEQLMHLDKLISQVTFPRKLSTVLDPEDSSEEMSLSSWAAVPRRRLSTVLASEESSEEPSFKKMVPPIISAAVEVPAEPSKKAAKVTSKSVLAWLVTEIPGIKNPTERKRRKRKFEKKNLEAKQREWELRQLKNIEEATRHELTIEEV